Below is a genomic region from Magnetococcales bacterium.
GGAGCGCACCCGCCGGGGTTGATAATCCCGATCCAGGGGGCGGGAGGAGCCGGGATTCATCATGATCACCAGAAGATCCGGGGCCAGGGTCATGATGCGGTTCGGCTCCTGGGGGGTACGCTCGTGGGCGATCAACTCCAGCACCGAACGACAGTGGTAGAGAACCCCCCCCAGGGTCATCTCATAAAAATGGCCGTAAACCCCGAAGCGCAGCTTCAGGTCAGCGGCTTTAAGTGCAATGGGATTGGTCATCCCCATATGCTGGCGATCTGCAAGGGCCGGGGCAAGGGATGCCAACAAATGATCCAAACGGTGATAGAATCATCTGGTGTCGGATGACCAGAATGATGTCAGCATGGGAGGGAAAGAGACCGTGATACCCATCATCTCCGGTGAGTTTCGCCTGAATGGCCAGAAAGATCAAAGCGCCTGGCGTCATCTCCTGATGGTCCTGCTGCCGGGGCTTGTTTTGATCCTGGCTCTGGGGGAGCGGCTGCCTGTTGCTCCGGGCATGGCCCTGGGGGGAGTCGCTGGGATCTATGTGATCATGCGGGTACGAGCCATCCGCCAGCGACAATTCCACTGTGGGGCGTGTGGTGAGGGGATGCCGGATAACAGAGAAGGCTATTGCACTCCCTGTGAACGCTACAATGTGGTAGGCACGCTACCCTTCAAATCGGTGTTGGATCATCGGGAGTGGCAGGTCATCCAGCGTCTCTTCACCGCCAGCATGGTTCTCCTGGTGGTTGGCTCCACGGGGTTGCTGGCCTGGGCGGGCTGGGGCTATCTGCCCAAACAGTTCAATCCTGGCGATTCCCCCCCAGCCACCCTGCAAATCCTGGTGGAAAATCAGGAAAACAAACGGGTCATCAAACCCTGGCTGCTGGCAAAAGATTTTACCCAAAGATCGGTGTGGCATTTTTATGCCCAACCGGGGTCGGGAGAGACCACCAGCGAGGGGATAGGCGAAGGACGTTGGTGGATCAAGCAGGAGAGCAACGGCTCTGTGCATGTGCGGGTGGAGCTGACCACCCATCGACTGGATGCCCCGGGTTATCATGAAAGTGAATATCGGCTGACCGGGGATCACCTCGAACCCCTCTATCACAACACCGATGCGGGCATTCCAGCCCTGGTGATGACCCTCCTGACGGTGGGCATGCTCTGGGGAGGACCGATCTTTATTCTCACCGGAATCACCATCTGGCTCTATCGATTTTTCCGGCGCTGGGGACAAAAGGGATAGCCAGTCGGAAGGCATTCAGCACACCTCCCCCTCACCAGCAACACCCCAGGGGAATACATCTTGCCTTGGCGGCTGGTTCAGCCTGACATCCGTGGCTATGGAGCCTGGGAACCTGAGGCACTCAAAGGCACCAGCGCCTTGGTGGGTTCCGGTTCATTTGGGTTGGTGGTTTCGGTGTCGTCAGATAGCTTGAACCGCTCGGGAATGATGGGCAGATCCCCAAAATAGAACACTCCGGTCGCGGCCAAAATCACGGCAACGATGAGGGGAAATGCCACAGAGCGATCCTCCCCTTGATCCGGGGTGACGGATTGCGGGTGGTCAGGGGAGGATGGGTTGTCTGGGGGGGTGGATTGGCTACCCTTGGCAACCGGGGCTTGGCTGATTCTGCCCCGGGAGCCGGATTGCTGGTAATCCTTGAAGGCGTAGGGTTTGGTTTTTCGGAGTTTTTGTTCAAACTGCGACACCGCCGCCTTGGCTTGGGCCAGCCCCTGCCCGGTGGCTTGCCGGAAGATCCGGATGGCGATTATTTCACTCCCCTCCAGCAGAGCCTTTTCTATTTCGTAGCGTGGTTTGAGTCCAAGCTTTTCCATCTGGTCCATTCAGCTACCCCCCATTTGTCAAATTCCCCCCCATTTGACCACATCACCACCCAAGCCCCCAGGCTCAATCGCCATCACCGCCATCATCGCCATCATCAAAACCACCCCCCCAATCCTCCTCGTCACCGTTATCCCAATCCCCGTCAGGCCTTCCCCTCTTCACCTCATCATCGTTATCCCCATCCCCCGAAAACGCCCCTCCCCCAACCGCCATACCCATCCCTACGCCGCCCATCTCCATCAGGTGGTCGCTGTCGTCGCGGTGGTCATGGTCGTGATCCCGTTCCCGGTTGCGGTTGCGGGGATGGTGACGCCGGGCTTTGCGGCGTTGGGAGCGTTTGGCCGAAAAAAAAGTCGCTACAAAAAAGAAAATCGCCCCAAAGAAAAAAAAGTTTCGGCCCGATTCGCTCTCCAGGACAAAATGTTGATAGAGAGAGACCCCCCAAAGCACCAGGATGATCATATAGTTGGAAAAACGACTCGGCTTTTTGGCCACGGTCACCACACCTCCCCCATCTGGTTTACTCCCCTGATCGCATCTTATGGGAAGCTGGACACACCCGCTTTCAACCATACTGTGAGCCTGATTCTCTTGTCCAACGAACTCTCCAGCGCTCCTGTAGAAACAGTCGGGGGGATTGTCTGGATGGTGGATGACGGGATAGAGTGGCTGCAAAAAGAACCAGGTGACGATTCATCCAGCTGAACGGGGGCGAAAATTTCATGGCACGATTTGGCAAAAGGGGGTGGGGCTGGCTGCTGGTATTATTGATCGGCCTGGGTGGTTGTGACGATGTTCAACAGGGCACGGCTCTGAAGGAGGATGCAGTGATTTTGGCATTTGGCGACAGCCTGACATACGGCACCGGTGCGGGGTCCGGGGAGAGCTATCCGGAGATATTGAGCGGACTCATCAAACGCCGGGTGGTCTCTTCCGGCATTCCCGGTGAAGAGTCTTGGGAAGGACTCGCCCGGCTGCCGGGGGTGTTGAGCCGCCATGATCCGAAGCTGCTCATTCTCTGTCACGGGGCCAACGATATCCTCCAAGGACGCCCATGGGAGGAGATCACCGAAAACCTCAACGCCATGATCCAACTCGCCCAGGAGCAAGGGATTCAGGTCGTTCTCCTGGGTGTCCCCTCCTTCGGCATTCCCCTCTCCACAGCCCCCTTCTATGCCCAGGTGGCCGAAGGGTTTCAAATCCCCCTGGAAAAAGAGGCCTTCGTCGATATTTTGCTCGACCCCTCCATGAAAACCGACTGGGTCCACCCCAACGCCAAAGGCTATCGGGCCTTGGCTAGGGCGGTGGCCAAGCTCTTACGCCGTCATGGTCTGATTGTTTGAACTCGAAGGTGGAGAGAGCGGGCCGACAAATCGACTGAGCCCTTATAGATCGGCCTCTTCCCGGGCCTGGTCCGGGGTGTTGGCCCCAGCCATGGCGGCCTGGGTGGCTTTTTGGAGTTGAACCATCTTGAGGAAGGAGCGATTCATGTGGGACAAGCGCCCCAGCAGGATCTTGATGGTCTGGAGTTGAATCTTCACCTTGAGGTCGGGATCCAGACTCTGATAGGTCTCGTCCGGTAGTTGAAAAAGCACCACCGGCTCCCGAGCGATCACATCGGTGGTGCGGGTTTGGTGGGTAAAGAGGGCCACCTCACCAAACACCGCCCCCGGAGTCAACTCCGCCAGAGGCGAGGAAGGGGCACTGGCCTTGGCGACTTCCGCCTTGCCGCTGATGAGCACATAGAGGGTACGGTCGGTATTGCCCTCATGGATAATGTGGGTATCCGCCACAAACTCCTTCATCAGGCTGCCAGCGCAGATCTGATCCTTTTCCTCTTCGGTGAACTCCTCAAAAAAATCAATTTCACCCAAGAGTTCCTTCATCTCAGCCATCGATCTTACTCCCCCCCCGATCCCTCCGGGCTTTTTTTGCCACCACCTCGGCCCATTTGAACGAGCCGAGCCAAAATCAATCCAAAAAAGAGGGTACCCTCCTGCCCGCTGAATCGCCACCCCAGATGTGTCTGACACTGTCGACACAGGGAAATTTGCCAGAGCGTTCCCCTGAACCACGAAAATTCCCCCGAAAGCTCGCCCACATTCACACAACCCGGGGCGCGGGCAAAACAGCCGATGCGAAACACCACGCCGTGGGGATTGAAAAAGGTGTGTTGATGCTTCCCATCCTTTTCGATCCGCTCTTTGAGGGTGGTGATGGGCTGGAGGCAATCGCGGCAACAGAGGGCTTCCTCCTCCTTGTGCACCTCCTCCTGATCAGGCTCTTCTTGATGGTTCGGATGGCTGGGATCACTCCCTCCGATGCGGCGAAGCTGTACACTCTGGGCTTGGGATAAGCGCGACGGGTGGCGGGAGTGGATGGCGCTGGATATAGTAGCTCGGGCGGCAAACAGCGGTGGCCGGGCATCTGGTTTGCCGATACGCCAACCATCCCTCACCCCAGCCAACCGGTCAGAGCGGGGCATGAACGAACAACACCCTGATAGCCAATCCCCTTTGAGCCCCCAGGAAAAAAAGGCGTGGGAAGGCCCTTTTCCACCCGGCCCCCATCTTTTTGACTGGCTCTCCTCGGCGCTCTTCATCGGCCTTGCTGTGGTGATCCTGATGACATTCATGGATTACGGCCTCAGTTGGGACGAACCGGAGCAGGTGCGCTATGGCAAGCTGATCCTGGATTTTTTCAGCTCCGGCTTCTCAGACCGGGGGGCGATTGAGGTGTGGCCAAACCTGAGCCTGCGGGGGGGGCTGTTTGATACCCCAGTGCAGTTTCTGGCAAGCCTCTCCTCCTGGGGGGATTTTGGCGTCCGCCGCCTGGCCATTCCCCTGACGGGTTTCGTGGGCATCGTCGGCTGCTGGCGGATGGCCCGGCTGGTGGGGGGGGCACAGGCGGCTTTTTGGGCGGCGCTGTTTTTAATCCTCACCCCCTCCTATTATGGCCACATGTTCATCAACTCCAGCGACATCCCCTATGCCGCTGCCATGATCTGGGCCTTATACTATCTCAGCCGCCTGTTGGCCGCCCTACCCCACATCCCCACCCACCTCTCAGTCAAGTTTGGCCTCACCCTGGGAGCCGCCCTCGGAGTAAGAATCGGCGGGGTGCTGGTGATCGGCTATAGTGGCCTGCTGGGGCTTTTTTACCTGGGCCGCTGGCTCCAAAACCGCCTCCCCCGCCGGGAAATCATCAAACGTACCCGGCATCTCGCCCTTCATCTATTGCTGAGTTTCACCATCGCCTATCTGGTGATGATCGCCTTTTGGCCCAAGGCCCTCCTCGATCCCCTCCGGGTGCCCCTGGAGACCATTCTCTTCATGTCCCGCTTTCCCTGGCCTGGAGATGTGCTGTTCAACGGTCGGTTTACCCCCTCCGGGGAACTCCCCTGGAACTATCTGCCCCTCTATTTCAGCATAAAGTTGCCGGAATGCCTCCTCTTTTTTCTGGGCTTGGCGATTCCCATCTCCTGGGGCCGGATTCAACAGGCGCGTCTGACGGGCTCAGGGGAGCACATTCTGGCCTTTTCCCTCCTCTGGATGGCTATCACCATCCCCCTGGCCTATGTGCTCATCGCCCGCCCGGTGCTCTACGACGGCCTGCGCCATTTTATCTTCCTCATGCCCCCCATGGCGGTGCTGGCCGGAGTGGCGGTGACCGCCAGCCTGGCTCGGTTGCGTAAGCGAAGTCAGCGGGCGGGGATCTGGGGAGTGATCCTGCTGGTGATCGCCCTGGCCTCCCTGACCCGGGTGATGGTGGGGCTGCACCCTTATCAATATGTCTATTTCAATACGTTGGTGGGGGGCGTTCAAGGAGCTTCCGGACGGTTTGAACGGGACTATTGGGCCACGGCTTATCGGGAGGCGGTCATCAAGATGGCGGAACATGCCCGGGAGGAAGCGCGGGTGAGGGGCATCGACTTTGAAAACCACACCTATCGGGTGACGGTGTGTGGCCCGTTGATTTCGGCGTCTCACTTTCTGCCGGAAAATTTTATTTCCGAGCCCAGGCTCAACCATTCGGACTATTTTCTGGGCTTTACCCGCTGGAACTGCAACCGCCCCGGCTCCGGCCAGATTGCCACAGCAGTCACCCGGGAAGGGGCGATTTTGGCGGTGATCAAAAAAATCCCCCAGCGGGCGCTTCAAGATCATGTCGGGAGTACAACCGGAGATCAATCCACCATCACCTCCCTGGATCACCCCCCCCCCCCCCCCGCACATTGACCCCCCAGCGATAGAGAGCATACAGGCTCCAGAGCTTTTTGCCGTGATCCCTCTTTCCCGCCTGATGATCCCGCCACAACCCCTCAATCACCTCCCCATGGAACCAGCTCCGGAAGGGGCTCCCCGGATCAAACAGCACCTCAGCCACCCGCTCCCGAAAAAGCCCCCGCAAGAGCGCTGAAACAGGTAAGGCAAAGCCGTGCTTGGAGCGGTGGACAATCTCTTTTGGCAGATGCTTCAAGGCCATTTTTTTCAGCAACACCTTGGTCTGCATGCCCTGCAATTTATCCCCGCCCCCCAGGCGCAACACATACTCCGAAAAATCCCGCCCCAGATAGGGAGAGCGCACCTCCAGGCTGTGAGACATGGCCGCCCGATCCACTTTGGTGAGAATATCCTCTGGCAGATAAGTCACGCTGAAGAGATAGAGCAGCCGGGAGAGCCGATCCGAATTGTCTCCCACAGCCAACAATCGATCCAACGCCTCCCCCACCCCGCCATCTGCCGCCACCGAAAAAACCTCCCGCCGCCAGAGCGGTTTTTGTGTGGATGGCCCAAAGGGGGAGAGCCAGTAAAAAGGCTGATGATCCACCCCATACCCCCAGCCGTGGGAGAGTTGGCCCAAGCGAAAGCGAAAGCCCATGTAGCCGTCCGAGGGGGGTATGCGGTCCAAAAGCTTGCGCAATGCCACGCCACTCCTCTGGGGAAACCGCTGCATCCATCCAGCAAAGCGACTCACGGGAAAGTTGGGATAACCGGCAAAAAGCTCATCCGCCCCATCCCCCCCCAAAGCCACCGTCACTCTGGATTTGGCATGGCGGCAAAGCAACCAGGTAGGCAAAAAGGAAGCATCGGCAAAAGGCGCATCCAACCCCTGGGAAAACCCCTCCAGCGCCTGCAATAGATCTCCCTCCTCCGGCGCCATCACCTCATGAGCCAACCCCAAGTGTTGCGCCACCCTACGAGCTGGCCCCGATTCATCAAATCGCTCCCCGGGCATCTGCACAGTAAAGGCCGATACCGAGCGGGTTTCCCGGGCAGTGAAGGCGGCAATCAGGGAAGAATCCACCCCCCCGGAGAGAAACACCCCCACCGGCACATCGGCAATCAGACGCTCCCGCACCGATTGGGCCAGCCGCACCTCCAACGCCTCCATCCGCCCCCCCTCGGAGCCATCCGAAACCACATCCCCCCCCCCAGGCTTGGGTCGCCACCAGGTGCTGCATTTCACCTCGCCATCGTGAAAGGTCAAAAGCGTTCCGGGAGGCAATTTTTTGATCCCACCCAATCCAGTTCCCTCCCCGGGGAGATATTCCATCGCCAAAAAGAGCGCCACTGCTTCCTGGTCGAAATCGCTCCCGGCGAGCAGAGGATGGCGCAGCAGGGATTTTATTTCGGAAGCAAACAGCAGCACCCCCTCCCTGAGCGCATAAAAGAGGGGCTTTTCCCCAAATCGATCCCGAGCCAGATAGAGGGGGCCGTTATGTTCGGCACGAAAGGCAAAGGCAAACATGCCGTCGATGGTTTGGAGGGTGTTGTGTACTCCATTTCCCTTGAGAAGCTGAAAAAGCACTTCGGTATCGGATTGATCCTGAAGAACGATCCCCTGCTCCCGGAGGGTTTTGGCCTGGGCTTGATAGCCGTAGATCTCGCCGTTATAAACCAGCGCCGCGCCACTCCCCTCATCCACCCGGGGTTGCCGCCCACCCCGGGGATCGATCACCATCAGGCGCACCTGACCCAGGGCCAAGTTTTCATCCCGCCACACCCCCTCGCCATCCGGCCCCCGATGGCGGATGGGTTGGAGCATTTTTGTCAGCCGCTCCCGGGTTTCATCCGCCCCCCCGGGAGCCGAAAATCCCACAATCCCGCACATACCCTCAGCCTCACTTTTTTCCCGGAAGCCCCACCACCCGGATGGGAGCCCCCTTCACATTCCAAACCCCTTCCGGCCATCCGGTTTACCCCACCCCAGGGGAACGGTATCATGGGTCAGCTTAAACCGCCTCCTGGAAAGGCCCCCCATGGATTTTTCGGTATTGGTTCCCATCCACAACGAAGAGGCCACCATCGCCCCCCTCTATGGCGAAATCATGCCGGTGATGGAAGCCCTGGGGGGAGAATTCGAGCTGATTTTGGTAAATGACGGCAGTCTTGACCAAAGCCCCGAAAAGCTCGACCAGCTTGCACTCTCCGACCCCCGGGTCAAGGTGATTCATTTTCGCCGCAACCACGGCCAGACCGCCGCCCTTATGGCCGCCATCGATCATGCCCGGGGGGAGATATTGATTCCCATGGATGGGGATTTGCAAAACGATGCCCGGGACATCCCCCGCCTGATCCAAAAGCTGGCAGAGGGGTATGACGTGGTTTCGGGCTGGCGCAAGGAGCGGCAGGATGGCCTGATCAAGCGTCGCCTGCCTTCACGCCTGGCCAACCGCCTGATCTCGAAGATTTCCGGGGTGACTCTCCACGACTATGGCTGCACCTTGAAGGCCTATCGCCGGGGGGTATTGGAAAATGTCCGGCTTTATGGCGAGATGCACCGTTTCATTCCCCTCTATGCCGCTTGGGAGGGGGCAAAAATCACCGAAATACCGGTCAACCACCGCCCCCGCCGCTCGGGGCACTCCAACTATGGCATGGATCGGGTTTTAAGGGTGATCCTCGATCTAATCCTCATCCGCTTTATGGAGAGCGCTTTTGACCGACCCATGCAGTTTTTCGGCAAGCTGGGGTTTGCGAGTTTGGGGCTGTCATTTTTGGCAGGGGTCTGGGCATTGATTCTGAAATGGTTCGGCACCTCATTCATCCTGACCCCGCTCCCCTTGCTGACGGTATTTCTGGCGCTCTCGGGGGTGCTGTTCGTGCTGTTGGGGTTGATTGCGGAGTTGCAGATGCGAATCTATTTCGAAAGCCAGGGCAAACGCGCCTACGCCATCCGGGAAATGAAAAATCTGAACCCCGAAGAGACGCCCCCAAAAACCGGATAGAAGCTCGGGGTTAGGCTACCTGCGCCCAAACATTTTTTCCAAGTCGTTTTTGCTGAGGGTTACGTAGGTGGGGCGACCGTGGCTGCATTGGCCGGAGCGGGGGGTGGATTCGATCTGTCTGAGGAGGGCGTTCATCTCCTCCACGTTGAGCTTGCGGCCGCTCCGGACTGAGCCGTGGCAGGCCATGCGGGCGATGATTTCGTCGCGTTTTTCCTTGAGCGCCGATTCCCCGCCATATTTTTCCAGCTCCTCCACCAAATCCAGCACCAACCCCCTCGCCTCGGATGTCGCCAACGGAGCCGGAAGCTCTCTCACCGCAAAGGCGTTCGGGCCGAAAGACTCCACCACCACCCCGAGGTTTTTCAGCGGATCCAGCTGGGCTTCCACCTGGGAGGCCTCCTTGGGAGACAACTCCAACACCTCCGGAATCAACAACAGCTGCCCCTGCACCCCCTCCCGATCAAAAGAGGCCTTCAACCCCTCCATCACAATCCGCTCATGGGCGGCATGTTGATCCACCAACACCACCCCCTCCCGGGTTTGGGCCAAAATATAGGTGTCGTGAATCTGCGCCAAAGCCCTGCCCAGCGGCCCCTCCACCACCTGCTCCAGAGGCGGCTCCTGGCAAGCCTCGGTGGGGGCATCCGATCCGCCGTCCAACCCGGCAGAGCCCCCGTCCGGCAAGACCGGCTCCCGCAGATCCAAACGGTGCTGAAGGGGAGCGCTGCTTTCGGAAATCCGATACTGGCTCTTACCGGTATAACCGGAGCCGTACACTCCACTTCGCAGACCCGAATCCCGGGGACGGGGAGAGGATCGATCCCACTCCACCGGCTGGGAGGCGGCTGGGGGGAGGTTGGCAATAATCTCTTCGCCTGGATCAGCCAGGGGATCGTCGTGGTCGTTTTTGGGAAAAGGAGGGGCTGGCGGGGGAGCCTTTTCAACCGGGGCACCCACCCCCGGATCAGCTGGATCCCAACCCGGCATGGTCTCCCCAGCCACAGGGGGTGGCGTCTCGATAAATTCACTCCCCAAAGAAGCCAGCGCCTGACTCAAGGTGCGGCGGATGGTGGAGTGGATAAAATTTTGCTGGCTAAAACGCACCTCCCGCTTGGCCGGGTGAACGTTGACATCCACCTGATCCGCTGGAAGATCGATAAACAGCGCCACCACCGGATAGCGATCCCTGGGCATCACCTGGCGATAGCTCTCCCGCACCGCATGGTTGACGGTCTGATCCTTGATCCAGCGGCCATTGACGAACAGGTGCATGCCGGAGCCATTTTTGCGGTGGAGGTTGGGCAGCCCAATCCAGCCCCGAATCGTCACCTGCT
It encodes:
- a CDS encoding arylesterase — its product is MARFGKRGWGWLLVLLIGLGGCDDVQQGTALKEDAVILAFGDSLTYGTGAGSGESYPEILSGLIKRRVVSSGIPGEESWEGLARLPGVLSRHDPKLLILCHGANDILQGRPWEEITENLNAMIQLAQEQGIQVVLLGVPSFGIPLSTAPFYAQVAEGFQIPLEKEAFVDILLDPSMKTDWVHPNAKGYRALARAVAKLLRRHGLIV
- a CDS encoding cyclic nucleotide-binding domain-containing protein, with amino-acid sequence MAEMKELLGEIDFFEEFTEEEKDQICAGSLMKEFVADTHIIHEGNTDRTLYVLISGKAEVAKASAPSSPLAELTPGAVFGEVALFTHQTRTTDVIAREPVVLFQLPDETYQSLDPDLKVKIQLQTIKILLGRLSHMNRSFLKMVQLQKATQAAMAGANTPDQAREEADL
- a CDS encoding glycosyltransferase family 39 protein produces the protein MNEQHPDSQSPLSPQEKKAWEGPFPPGPHLFDWLSSALFIGLAVVILMTFMDYGLSWDEPEQVRYGKLILDFFSSGFSDRGAIEVWPNLSLRGGLFDTPVQFLASLSSWGDFGVRRLAIPLTGFVGIVGCWRMARLVGGAQAAFWAALFLILTPSYYGHMFINSSDIPYAAAMIWALYYLSRLLAALPHIPTHLSVKFGLTLGAALGVRIGGVLVIGYSGLLGLFYLGRWLQNRLPRREIIKRTRHLALHLLLSFTIAYLVMIAFWPKALLDPLRVPLETILFMSRFPWPGDVLFNGRFTPSGELPWNYLPLYFSIKLPECLLFFLGLAIPISWGRIQQARLTGSGEHILAFSLLWMAITIPLAYVLIARPVLYDGLRHFIFLMPPMAVLAGVAVTASLARLRKRSQRAGIWGVILLVIALASLTRVMVGLHPYQYVYFNTLVGGVQGASGRFERDYWATAYREAVIKMAEHAREEARVRGIDFENHTYRVTVCGPLISASHFLPENFISEPRLNHSDYFLGFTRWNCNRPGSGQIATAVTREGAILAVIKKIPQRALQDHVGSTTGDQSTITSLDHPPPPPAH
- the asnB gene encoding asparagine synthase (glutamine-hydrolyzing), with amino-acid sequence MCGIVGFSAPGGADETRERLTKMLQPIRHRGPDGEGVWRDENLALGQVRLMVIDPRGGRQPRVDEGSGAALVYNGEIYGYQAQAKTLREQGIVLQDQSDTEVLFQLLKGNGVHNTLQTIDGMFAFAFRAEHNGPLYLARDRFGEKPLFYALREGVLLFASEIKSLLRHPLLAGSDFDQEAVALFLAMEYLPGEGTGLGGIKKLPPGTLLTFHDGEVKCSTWWRPKPGGGDVVSDGSEGGRMEALEVRLAQSVRERLIADVPVGVFLSGGVDSSLIAAFTARETRSVSAFTVQMPGERFDESGPARRVAQHLGLAHEVMAPEEGDLLQALEGFSQGLDAPFADASFLPTWLLCRHAKSRVTVALGGDGADELFAGYPNFPVSRFAGWMQRFPQRSGVALRKLLDRIPPSDGYMGFRFRLGQLSHGWGYGVDHQPFYWLSPFGPSTQKPLWRREVFSVAADGGVGEALDRLLAVGDNSDRLSRLLYLFSVTYLPEDILTKVDRAAMSHSLEVRSPYLGRDFSEYVLRLGGGDKLQGMQTKVLLKKMALKHLPKEIVHRSKHGFALPVSALLRGLFRERVAEVLFDPGSPFRSWFHGEVIEGLWRDHQAGKRDHGKKLWSLYALYRWGVNVRGGGGGDPGR
- a CDS encoding glycosyltransferase family 2 protein; this encodes MDFSVLVPIHNEEATIAPLYGEIMPVMEALGGEFELILVNDGSLDQSPEKLDQLALSDPRVKVIHFRRNHGQTAALMAAIDHARGEILIPMDGDLQNDARDIPRLIQKLAEGYDVVSGWRKERQDGLIKRRLPSRLANRLISKISGVTLHDYGCTLKAYRRGVLENVRLYGEMHRFIPLYAAWEGAKITEIPVNHRPRRSGHSNYGMDRVLRVILDLILIRFMESAFDRPMQFFGKLGFASLGLSFLAGVWALILKWFGTSFILTPLPLLTVFLALSGVLFVLLGLIAELQMRIYFESQGKRAYAIREMKNLNPEETPPKTG
- the mutL gene encoding DNA mismatch repair endonuclease MutL, whose protein sequence is MNQAPPTSATKREIRVLPDALANKIAAGEVVERPASVVKELLENSLDAGAGSVEIRIERGGKRLIRISDDGCGMNAEQARLSLTRHATSKIATAEDLFNISTLGFRGEALPAIASIAHMELESRIAEEPDGVRLSLKGGKEISEERVVMPVGTRITIRNLFFNTPARLKFMRADRTETNHVSDLVHHMVLSRPEVAFRLYVDEREVVNVRGGGSDNHLAQRLATVLGGDFADNCLEVNGVQEQVTIRGWIGLPNLHRKNGSGMHLFVNGRWIKDQTVNHAVRESYRQVMPRDRYPVVALFIDLPADQVDVNVHPAKREVRFSQQNFIHSTIRRTLSQALASLGSEFIETPPPVAGETMPGWDPADPGVGAPVEKAPPPAPPFPKNDHDDPLADPGEEIIANLPPAASQPVEWDRSSPRPRDSGLRSGVYGSGYTGKSQYRISESSAPLQHRLDLREPVLPDGGSAGLDGGSDAPTEACQEPPLEQVVEGPLGRALAQIHDTYILAQTREGVVLVDQHAAHERIVMEGLKASFDREGVQGQLLLIPEVLELSPKEASQVEAQLDPLKNLGVVVESFGPNAFAVRELPAPLATSEARGLVLDLVEELEKYGGESALKEKRDEIIARMACHGSVRSGRKLNVEEMNALLRQIESTPRSGQCSHGRPTYVTLSKNDLEKMFGRR